The sequence ACCGCCGAGAGCCCACGGCCCCAGGCCGTTGAGGATGGTTTCGGGATCGAGGATCATGCCGACGATCGTGGCAGCCGGGCCTAGGAGAAGCCACAGAAGCTGCAGGCTCTGCAGGCCGAGATGCACGGCCAGGGACGACTCGCACAGAGCAAGAACAGAGGCCGGTGGTGGAGATGGGGGGAATTGAACCCCCGTCCGACGCTGAGATTGTACGCATTCTACGGGTGTAGCCGGATGAGTCGTTCTACTCGGCCCCCACCTTTGCTACCGGCATCTAGGTGGACGGGCCCAGCCCGAGTGCAAGTCCCGTGTCACCCTCAGACGTAGTGACACAGCAAGCCCTCTAGATGACGTCAGGGTCCGGATAGAGAGCAGTCTCCGGTCTGACGGACTTCATGTGGCTCTACTGCTTACGCAGCGAGAGCGAAGTCAGTGCGCTTGGAATTGGCACTTGTTGTTTTCCAGAGATCGTTTACGAGATAACCCTGGATCCTCGACCCGCTTCTCGTTCGCACACAGGCGCCGTCGAAACCGATCATCCCCCTGAGGGGCCTTCTGTTCTTGCTCTGTGGAGTTGTTCTGATACGTGCTCGCCGCCCTGCGGGAGCCCTCTATCTTATGCCCGAGGGCCCTCGCCCCGCTAGTCGCCGAGGTTCTTGCGGGCGGCCATGGCACGGTCGGCCTCGCGGCGGTCGGTGCGCTCGCGCAGCGTCTGGCGCTTGTCGTACTCGCGCTTGCCCTTGGCGACGGCGAGTTCGACCTTCGCCCGCCCGTCGGAGAAGTAGATCTTGAGAGGGACGAGCGTGTAGCCGCCCTCCTTCGTCTTGTGGCTGATCTTGATGATCTGCTCCTTGTGGAGGAGGAGCTTGCGCTTGCGCCGGGGCGAGTGGTTGTTCCAGGTGCCCTCGGTGTACTCGGGGATGTGGACGGCGTCGAGCCAGATCTCGCCGGCGTCGACGTAGGCGTACCCGTCGACCAGTGACGCCCGACCCTGACGGAGGGCCTTCACCTCGGTGCCCGAGAGGACGATGCCGGCCTCGTAGGTGTCGTCGATCAGATAGTCGAAGCGGGCGCGCCGATTCGTCGCGACGGTCTTCTCGCCTTTCTCGCGCGGCATGCCTGTCTCCTCGATCGTTTGCTGGGCCGTGCCCGACTGGGCAGCCTCTCAGTATACGCGACGGCACCAGGGCCGGGCGGCCCGCCTAGACCTTGAGGTACCGCCGGATCGCGACGTTGGCCGACAGGGCTGCCAGCACCGCGCCGATCACGATCAGCAGCGGCACGACGAAGGCGGTGTCGCTCATGCTCACGAACGGTGTCGACGCGAACGACTCGGCGAGGTATCCGCGGACGAAGAACTTTACGATCAGGAAGATCGCGCCGCCGGCGAGCACCGATCCTGCGAGCGCGGCGATCACGCCCTCGAGGATGAACGGCGTCTGGATGAACCGGTTCGACGCCCCCACGAGTCTCATGATGCCGAGCTCCCGTCTTCGGCTGAACGCCGAGAGCCGGATGGTCGTCGCGATGAGCAGCACGGCCGCGATCAGCATGAGCACTGCTATGCCGATGGCCGTGTACGAGGCTGCGTTCAGGACCGCGAAGATCGGCTGCAGGTACCCGCGCTGGTCGACGACGCTCTGCACTCCGGCCTGGTTCGACAGGCTCTCGATCAGGATGTCGGACTGCGACGGGTTCTTGAGGTTCACCCAGAACGTCTCGTTGAGGTACGACGGCTGCACGAACTCGGTCGCGGGGCTGTCCGCGAACTGCTTCTTGAAGCGCTCGTACGCCTGCTGCTGCGTCTCGAAGTACGACTTCTGGATGTACGGCGACAGGGTGGTCGACTTGAGCTGCGCCTCGATCTGGTTCTTCTGATCGGTGGTCGCCTTGGCACCGGTGCAGTTGCCGGTCGTGTCGGTGTCGGTGCAGAGGTAGACGGCGACCTGGGCCCGGTCGTACCAGTAGCCCTTCATCTGGTTGATCTGCATCTGGAGCAGCACGGCCGTGCCGACGAAGGTCAGCGAGATGAAGGTGACCAGGACGACGGAGATCACCATCGAGATGTTGCGACGGAGGCCGGAGCCGACCTCGCCGAGGACGAGTCCGAGCCTCATTTGTCAGCCCCCCAGCTCGGGACGGACTGTCTCTCGACGGACTCGGGGTCGAGCCTCGGAGCCGGGACGGTCGGGACGGGGACGCCCTGCGTGCGGGCGGCCGTGGCATCCTGCGCTGCCTGCTCCTGGGCGAGCTGGACGATCGGCACGGCCTGCGTCTGGTAGCCGCCGGAGCGCTCGTCGCGGACGATGCTGCCTCCGGAGAGCTCGATGACACGGCGCTGCATCTGGTCGACGATGCCGGCGTCGTGAGTCGCCATGAGCACTGTCGTGCCGGAGGCGTTGATGCGGTCGAGGAGGGTCATGATGCCGGCGCTCGTCGAGGGGTCGAGGTTACCGGTCGGTTCATCGGCCAGCAGGATCGCGGGGCGGTTGACGATGGCGCGCGCGATCGCGACGCGCTGCTGCTCGCCACCCGACAGCTCGTGCGGCAGACGCTGGGCCTTGCCCGCGAGCCCGACCATCTTGAGCACGTCGGGGACGGCCTCCGAGATGTAGCCCTTGCTCTTGCCGATCACCTGGAGGGTGAACGCGACGTTGTCGAAGACGGACTTCTGCGGGAGGAGCCGAAAGTCCTGGAAGACGACGCCGAGGTTGCGGCGGAAGTAGGGCACCTTGCGGCTCGAGAGCGTGCCGAGGCGCTGGCCGAGGACGTGGATCTGCCCCTTCGAGGGCTTCTCCTCCTTCAGGACCAGGCGCAGGAAGCTCGACTTGCCGGAGCCGGAGGCGCCGACCAGGAAGACGAACTCACCCTTGAGAATCTCGAGGGTGATGCCGTTGAGCGCCGGGCGGGGGTTGCCGGCATAGAACTTGGAGACCTCATCGAAGCGAATCATGACGGGGAAAGACTAGGCATCAATCCGACGATTCGACAGCAGGCGCGCCCCCTGTTCACGGACGCGTCAACGACCCGATGAACCCGCTGGATGCGAGGTGGGTGCGGCTTGGAAGGCGACTCCGCGCCCTACGGTGACGTGCACTTCGTCCGCCGGGTACTCCGCCCTCAGGCTGTCGGCGGTCGCCTCGCTCGCCACCGTCACCTCCACGACGCTCCGGACCACGTCGACGCTGCTCGACCGGAACGGCGTCAACCCCTGTCGCACTCCGACGATCTCGTCGAAGATCTGCTGCTGGATCGCGAGGAGGTGCGATCTCGAATGGGCGACCTCGATGAACCGCAGCCGCGACGGATCAGGCAGCACCGCCCTCGCAGCCTTCACCCGGGCAGGATCGGGGACACCGACCCAACCGACCCCGATGCTCCCCGACCCCCGGTTGATCAGCCAGACGCCGCCGAAGTGCGGATCGGCGCCGACCACCCGGGAGACGTCACCGATGTGAGCGCCCAGACGACCGCGCGACCTCATCTGGGCGCGCTCGTGCTCGCTCATCGGGAAGCCGAGGTACGAGACGGCGTGTTCCGCGTCGATCCTCCGGACGGCCTCGAGGTCGCGGGTGAAGCCCCACTTCTCGCGGAGCGCCAGCTCACGCTTCTCGACCGCCGTCGCAGGCTTCTCCGGCGTCACGGGGTTGGCGACGACGTAGCCGCCCGCCACGCCGAGGCCGACCGCGAGCACCGCGGGGATGAGCATGAAGCGCCGGAACATCGGCTTCCTGTCTGAGGAGGGCGCTCTGCCGACCCCGAGGCGAACCTACTCGTCGTCGGAGCGCTTCCGCCAGCGGATGCCGGCGGAGATGAAGCCGTCGAGGTCGCCGTCGAAGACGTTCGAGGGGTTGTTGACCTCGTACTCGCTGCGGAGGTCTTTGACCATCTGGTACGGCGCGAGCACGTACGAGCGGATCTGGTCACCCCAGCTCGCGGTGATGTTGCCGGCGAGCTCCTTCTTCTTGGCGTTCTCCTCCTCGCGCTTCAGGAGGAGGAGCCGCGACTGCAGCACGCGCATGGCGGCGGCGCGGTTCTGGATCTGGCTCTTCTCGTTCTGCATCGAGACGACGGTGCCGGTCGGGATGTGCGTGAGGCGCACCGCGGAGTCGGTCGTGTTGACCGACTGGCCGCCCGGGCCGGAGGAGCGGAAGACGTCGACGCGGATGTCGTTCTCGGGAATCTCGATCGTGTCGGTCTCCTCCATGAGCGGGATGACCTCGACGGCGGCGAAGCTCGTCTGGCGCTTGCCGGCGGCGCCGAACGGCGACATGCGCACCAGACGGTGCGTGCCGGCCTCGACGCTGAGGGTGCCGAACGCGTAGGGCGCGTCGATCTCGAAGGTGGCCGACTTGATGCCGGCCTCCTCGGCGTAGCTGGTGTCCATCACCGTGACCTTGAACTTGTGCTGCTCGGCATAGCGGAGGTACATGCGCAGCAGCATGTCGGCGAAGTCGGCGGCGTCGACGCCGCCGGCGCCCGCGCGAATCGTGATGACGGCCGGACGCGGGTCGTACTCGCCGTCGAGGAGGGTCTGGATCTCGAGCTCGTCCATCATCTTCTGGATAGACGCCAGCTCGACGGCGGCCTCGTCGGCGGACTCCTGGTCGTCGCCCTCGTTCGCCATCTCGATGAGCACCTCGAGGTCGTCGAGGCGCTGACCGGTGTTCGTGACCTTGTCGAGCTCGGACTTGCGGTGGCTGAGATCGCTGGTGACGCGCTGGGCGTTCTCGGTGTCGTTCCACAGGTCGGGGTCGGACGCCTGCCGCTCGAGGTCGGCGATCTCCTTCTCGAGCCGCTCGACGCCGATCACGGCGCTGATGTCGGCGAAGGTGGATCGCAGGGCAGCGATCTTGTCGGAGAAGTCGAGCTCGATCATGATCGTCCAGCCTACCGGCCCGGGGGTGGCGCACCTGCTGGGAGGACCCGCCGACTCAACGCCCGAGGGGCGTCCACGATGCCTGGCTGATCGGAGCCGATGAGCTGGTCGATGATCCCGAGGCTCGAGCGCTGTCAGCGCACCGGTCTCGTTCTGCGCCGCGTGTGGCAGGATCTCCGGTCACTCCTCAGCCCCGCGTCAGCCGGCGTGCCAGAGGACTCTGCTGCCCTTCACGACTTCGACGACACCCTTCGCCGTCTCGGTCAACTGAACAGTGGGACCTGCCCCGGCCGTTCCCGTGCTCCACAGCGCTTTGCCCTTGGCCGATGTCAGCACCACGTTGCCGTCCTTCTGCACGTGCAGCGAGTCACCTCGAGCACCGCCGGTCTTCGAGGACCACAGGATTTTGCTGTCTCGCTCATCGACGAGATTGCCGTCCTCCTGCAGGGTCAGGAGCCCGCCCTCGTGCCGGAGAGCCTGGTCCGCGGTCATCACGTCCCCCGATGTCGCCGTGTAGTAGTTCGACGGATGCTCCGACCAGATCTCCCCCGTCTGGGCATCGAGGTCGACATCAGCGAACAAGCCGATCTCCAGTTCCGCGGCGGTACCACGCGACCCGGACTGCCACAGCGCTTTGCCTTTTGCCGAGTAGACGACGAGGTTCCCGTCCGTCTGCAGGAGCAGCCGGTTTCCCGTGCCGCTCGTATGAGTCGTCCACAATGCGTGACCGTTGCCGTACTCCACGACGTTGCCGTCGGACTGCATGGTCAGATCGAACTGGTTGAACGGCGAGTAGATCGCCTGACCTGCGGCCAGCTCCTGGCCGGCGTTCAGCGAGAACGGCTTCTGCATCACGTCGGCGAGAGCGGGCGATGCAATGGCAGCAGACCCGGTCACAGTGACGAAGGCCACGAGAGCGATGACGGCGCGCGACGTGCGTCTCGCGGAGATGAGCTTGGGCATGAGCTTCCTCAGGTTTGGGCGCCCGACAGGGGCGAGCACGAGCGTATCGAGTATGCGCCAGCAGACGGCTCCCCTCGTTCGGGGCGACCGAGCGGCCTCCGGCAGAGCCGACCAGCCCAGTCGGCTTCACGCTTCCGTGGCAGGTCGTGAGCGTGCTCGCGACGGTGGCGCCGACGCCATGCAAGGACGGGCCCGCGGAGGCGCTTCGGGGCTCACCCGGCTTTGCACTCGGTGGCTCGGGCGGCGCGGCTGCCGTGTTGCAGTCGACGCACCTGAGCGTGCACATGCACCGTGCGGGGAAAACGGCCGTCACTGTCGGCACGACCGCGTGTGGAACTCGAATGGGAGCGGAGAGTGGCAGAGGTCCGTCAATCGGTCTTCTCGTGATGGTGTGAAAAGAAAGTCTGCCGGACCTCTCCCAACCCGAAAGTGCCCCCGGACCAGAGCTTGAAAGTGCGCTCCGGAGTGAACTCGGTAACAGCCGTCTCGGGCGAGAGGAACTTTAGGCGCATCCTGTAGACCCCGCCGGGCACGAGCGTTTGAGCTTCGAGCGAGTCAGGTTCCATCCGGACGTCGAATCCGTGACCCACAGTCTCAATAAAAGAGAGCACAACCGAACCATCGAAGCTCGTCGGTCAGCCAATAGGGGCCGGTCCTCCCACCAAAGGCAGTGGGCCACAAGACAATGGACGCTGTCGCGTCGGGGTCGGTGAGGTAGAAGTCAGGTGGTGCCATGTCCGATTATGGCGTCACCCTGGCGCTAGCGACCGCCTTCTGCAACCCGTCGAGCGACTGCATCAGTCCCGGATCGGTAGACGTTCCCCTGCGAACACCAGCCGCGAGGCACGGTAGCCGTTCCTTGATGAACGCGAGCGAGGCCGCGCGAAAGCCTACGGCTTGCGACTTGATCGCACGGCGCTCGGCCAGCCCGCCTCTTTGATCGGTGCGTCTTGTTCCTAAGCGCTCCAGCTGCGCAGCTTCGCGAGGGGGGTGGCGAATGAGTCGATCTTGCTTGTCGAGAGTCCCTGGCGGATGAGCGTCTCGACGAGGGCGGCCGCGGCCGCGACCCCGTCGATGACCGGCACGGGAAGGCGGTCGCGCACATGTTCTTCGAGGCCGGCCATGCCGGCGCAGCCGAGGCAGATGACCTCGGCTCCGCGGGCGATTGCGCGTTGCCCGGCGGCGACGAAGGCCTCGGCCGTCGCGAAGGCGTCCTTGTCGAGTTCGAGGACTCCGAGCCCGGTGTCCTCGATGGCAGCGCATCGGTCGATGAGGCCCGCTGTGGTGAGGCTGTCCTCGATCTGCCCGACAGCGCGGCGGACGGTCGTGACTACCCCGTACCGGCGCCCGAGCGGCATCGCGAGGTGGGCGGCGGCTTCGGTGATGTCGACGACGGGGATCGAGAGGAGCTCGCGGGCACCTTCTCGACCGTGTTCGCCGAACCCGGCCATCACGACGCCATCGATGTCGGTAGGCAGCGTCTCGAGCGTCTGCAGGACGGCGGCGGCGCTGATGAAGCTGTCGTACCACCCCTCGGCCGACGCGACGCCCCATGCCGGCGTGATCCCGACGATCTCGACGTCGGGCCCGACGGCGACGCGGGCGCGCGACGCGGCCGTCTCGGTCATCGTCTTGGTTGTGTTGCAGTTCACGATGGCAATCCTGATCACGAGATCACGACCGTCGGTGTCGCAGAGAGTTGCGCGGTGTTGCCGACGCCGTGCTCCCGCGCGAGGTCGATCACTTGAGCCGCGACCGCGAGATCCTGCGCTCCGAGTCCGACGGAGTCGAAGACCGTGATCTCGTCGATGCCCGATCGCCCTCGTGATTGTCCGGCGATGACCTCGCCGAGCTCGGTTAGCTCGACGTCAGGGCTGAGTGTTCCCTCGGCGAGTGCGACAAGCAGATCCCCGGATTTGGTCTGTGCCGTCGCGCGGCTGTCGACGAAGACGGTGGAGCGTGCCATCGCTTCGCCGTCGAGTTCGCGGTGCGTGGCCCGGGGGCGAGCGCCGACTGCGTTGATGTGCTGGCCCGCGTGCAGCCAGGCCCCGTGCAGGATCGGGTCGATTGAGGGCGTCAGGGTGCAGATCACGTCGGACTCTTTTGCGACTTCTTTCGGGCTCGATGCGATGATGCAGCGATCGGGGAGGTCGGGTCCGACCTCCCGCAAGAAGCGGTCGACCGTGGCCGATGACCGCGACCATACGACGATCCGGTCGAACGGCCGGACTGCGGCGAACCGGCGCGCGTGCTCGATGGCGAGGTTGCCCAGGCCGATGAGACCGAGCGTGCTGCTGTCGGCACGCGCAAGGCGCCGGGTCGCGACGACGGAGGTGGCGGCCGTGCGCGCGCGGGTGATAGCCATCCCGTCGAGCACGGCGACGCACTCGCCAGTAATAGAGGAGGAGACCAGGATCGTGGAGCGCTGGGTCGGCAGCCCACGGTCGCCGTTCGCGGGAATGTCGGCCATGAGCTTCACGGCGACGAGACCGAGACGATCGGACTGAACAGCCATCGGCAGGAACACCGCATCGTCCGCGCCAGCAAGGGCCCCGGGTGCGGGTTGCGACATGGCGCCGGATCCGAGGTCTCGGTGGATGGACTCCACCGCCTCGACGACGTCGACGGCCCCGATGACAGCGCGGATCTCCGACGCGCCGAGGACGAGGGTCATCAGGCGGTGACCGTACTGCTGCTGCCGAGGAGCTCTTCGAGAGTGGCGGGGTGGGTGACGAGGCCGCCCTCGTCGAGGATCCGCATCCAGCGGTCGGAGGCGTCACGGTCGATGACCGCGGAGTCCCAGACGCCCCGCTCGGCCATCTCGTCGGCGGCCGCACGAAGCAGAGAAGCGTCCTTATCGGGCCAGCGGGAGGCCAGGACCGCCTCGATCTCGGCGTCGGCGGTGCCGGAGGTGATTTTCACCATGGCTGCGGCGATGCCGTCCATGAAGCGGTCGACCCGGTCGCTCAGTTCGTCGATGCGCTCCGAGACGGCGTAGTACACGCTGTTGGGCATGACGCCGGCGTCGAGGTGCTCGAAGACGATGGTGCCGAAGCCGTCGGCGACGAGCTCTTTCGCCGAGACGAGGTCCAGGATGATCGCGTCGCCGAGGCCGCTCTTGTAGAGCTCGATCAGCATTGCCGTCGAGAGGTCGCGGACGAAACGGGTGGCCGAGACGTCGAATCCTGCTTCGCGAATGAGGCCCGCAGTGAATTCGTAGGGGGCGCTTCCGCCGGCGCCGGGAGCGAGGACGACCTTGCCCGCGAGCTGGTCGGGGGAAATCGGGGCGGTCTCGGTGCGAGAGACGATCGTCATGGGGAACTTGTGGTTGAGCTGGCCGACCACCGAGAGGGCACGCGACGAACCGGCGTACATTGCGGGGACCCAGAGACCGCCGAGCGCCAGGTCGGCCTCGCGCGACTCGATATCGTCAAGCACACCGGTCCACGGGTCACATGCCTTCGCCGTGACCGTCAGGCCGCGAGCCGCGAAGAGGCCGCCCTCCGCGGCGACGTACTCGGGGAGATAGTTGAGGCCGTTCGCGGTCGCAGAGATCTTCAGGGTGTCCATGTCGTTCCTCCAAGGAATCGGTGGGTGAGGATGAGGTGGGCGGGGCCGGTTCAGGTCGGCCCCGCCTGGCCGGTCAGGTGTGGTCGGAGACCAGGGCGTTCTCGTTGACGTCCTCCAGCGAGCGGCCACGCGCCTCGGGGGCGAAGCGCGAGGCGACGACGAGGATCGCGTACATGACCGCCGCCAGTCCGAAGACGCCGGCGAAGGCGAAGTTG is a genomic window of Frondihabitans peucedani containing:
- the smpB gene encoding SsrA-binding protein SmpB, which codes for MPREKGEKTVATNRRARFDYLIDDTYEAGIVLSGTEVKALRQGRASLVDGYAYVDAGEIWLDAVHIPEYTEGTWNNHSPRRKRKLLLHKEQIIKISHKTKEGGYTLVPLKIYFSDGRAKVELAVAKGKREYDKRQTLRERTDRREADRAMAARKNLGD
- the ftsX gene encoding permease-like cell division protein FtsX, with the translated sequence MRLGLVLGEVGSGLRRNISMVISVVLVTFISLTFVGTAVLLQMQINQMKGYWYDRAQVAVYLCTDTDTTGNCTGAKATTDQKNQIEAQLKSTTLSPYIQKSYFETQQQAYERFKKQFADSPATEFVQPSYLNETFWVNLKNPSQSDILIESLSNQAGVQSVVDQRGYLQPIFAVLNAASYTAIGIAVLMLIAAVLLIATTIRLSAFSRRRELGIMRLVGASNRFIQTPFILEGVIAALAGSVLAGGAIFLIVKFFVRGYLAESFASTPFVSMSDTAFVVPLLIVIGAVLAALSANVAIRRYLKV
- the ftsE gene encoding cell division ATP-binding protein FtsE, with translation MIRFDEVSKFYAGNPRPALNGITLEILKGEFVFLVGASGSGKSSFLRLVLKEEKPSKGQIHVLGQRLGTLSSRKVPYFRRNLGVVFQDFRLLPQKSVFDNVAFTLQVIGKSKGYISEAVPDVLKMVGLAGKAQRLPHELSGGEQQRVAIARAIVNRPAILLADEPTGNLDPSTSAGIMTLLDRINASGTTVLMATHDAGIVDQMQRRVIELSGGSIVRDERSGGYQTQAVPIVQLAQEQAAQDATAARTQGVPVPTVPAPRLDPESVERQSVPSWGADK
- the prfB gene encoding peptide chain release factor 2, which produces MIELDFSDKIAALRSTFADISAVIGVERLEKEIADLERQASDPDLWNDTENAQRVTSDLSHRKSELDKVTNTGQRLDDLEVLIEMANEGDDQESADEAAVELASIQKMMDELEIQTLLDGEYDPRPAVITIRAGAGGVDAADFADMLLRMYLRYAEQHKFKVTVMDTSYAEEAGIKSATFEIDAPYAFGTLSVEAGTHRLVRMSPFGAAGKRQTSFAAVEVIPLMEETDTIEIPENDIRVDVFRSSGPGGQSVNTTDSAVRLTHIPTGTVVSMQNEKSQIQNRAAAMRVLQSRLLLLKREEENAKKKELAGNITASWGDQIRSYVLAPYQMVKDLRSEYEVNNPSNVFDGDLDGFISAGIRWRKRSDDE
- a CDS encoding aspartate/glutamate racemase family protein — its product is MNCNTTKTMTETAASRARVAVGPDVEIVGITPAWGVASAEGWYDSFISAAAVLQTLETLPTDIDGVVMAGFGEHGREGARELLSIPVVDITEAAAHLAMPLGRRYGVVTTVRRAVGQIEDSLTTAGLIDRCAAIEDTGLGVLELDKDAFATAEAFVAAGQRAIARGAEVICLGCAGMAGLEEHVRDRLPVPVIDGVAAAAALVETLIRQGLSTSKIDSFATPLAKLRSWSA
- a CDS encoding ornithine cyclodeaminase family protein; its protein translation is MTLVLGASEIRAVIGAVDVVEAVESIHRDLGSGAMSQPAPGALAGADDAVFLPMAVQSDRLGLVAVKLMADIPANGDRGLPTQRSTILVSSSITGECVAVLDGMAITRARTAATSVVATRRLARADSSTLGLIGLGNLAIEHARRFAAVRPFDRIVVWSRSSATVDRFLREVGPDLPDRCIIASSPKEVAKESDVICTLTPSIDPILHGAWLHAGQHINAVGARPRATHRELDGEAMARSTVFVDSRATAQTKSGDLLVALAEGTLSPDVELTELGEVIAGQSRGRSGIDEITVFDSVGLGAQDLAVAAQVIDLAREHGVGNTAQLSATPTVVIS
- a CDS encoding ABC transporter substrate-binding protein, giving the protein MDTLKISATANGLNYLPEYVAAEGGLFAARGLTVTAKACDPWTGVLDDIESREADLALGGLWVPAMYAGSSRALSVVGQLNHKFPMTIVSRTETAPISPDQLAGKVVLAPGAGGSAPYEFTAGLIREAGFDVSATRFVRDLSTAMLIELYKSGLGDAIILDLVSAKELVADGFGTIVFEHLDAGVMPNSVYYAVSERIDELSDRVDRFMDGIAAAMVKITSGTADAEIEAVLASRWPDKDASLLRAAADEMAERGVWDSAVIDRDASDRWMRILDEGGLVTHPATLEELLGSSSTVTA